The Planktothrix agardhii NIES-204 genomic interval TCGATTGTTTTAGCCTCGGCAATTTATATAGTTACTCTGAGTTTAATTCAAACCTCTGTTATTATTACCGCCGGAGCATTTTTAGGGGCAGGATTACCCGGAATTACCGGATTAAGTATCATTACCCTGATTGTGTTTCTATTGGTTTTGGGAGTAACAGGTTTAAGTCTAGGATTAGCTTTTGCCTTACCCGGTCATATTGAATTAATTGCGGTAATTTTTGTCACCAATTTACCGCTTTTATTTGCCAGTACCGCCCTCGCTCCTTTATCTTTTATGCCAAATTGGTTACAGGTGGTGGTTTGTCTGAATCCCCTAAGTTATGCGATTGAACCCATTCGTTATTTATACCTCAATCAAGATTGGGCATTCAATAGTGTGGTCATGGAAGCCCCCTTTGCTACGATTACTTTCGGCGGTGCGTTGTTAGTATTAATAGGGTTTGCAACCTTGGCTTTATTATCGATTCAGCCTTTATTAAAGCGTCGTTTTGCTTAAACAAACCCATCAACTTTAGAAAAACTTTATGCCTATTAATCCCCCCAACTGTTCACCAATGTTAGGGGGGAATATTTATGTTGAATTTTCAGAAAATGTAGCTATAATATGGGAATCTAAGTTTTTATAGTTATTTTTGAAATCGTGAGGTTGTGATCATGCAATTTAAGCAATTAAAATCGGCTCTGGGCATCTTCTCTTGTACTTTTTTAGCTGCTGGGATGGGAGTTTTTGGGTTCACTTCAGCCAGTCTAGCTCAATCCACTTCCGCTACCCCTTTACAACAATTTCAACGTTCTGATAACCCAGACCCCCTGAGTGGTGAAAATAGTGGGAGAACAATGTTAGATATTATTCATAATTCTCGGTTAGGGAGATTTAATGTTGATTATGAAGCGGTAGGAAATAAACAACGTCAAAATATTCAAGATGCGGCGACTCAATTTCGGGAAAAACAACGCTTACTTCTCCAAGAACCTGAAGTTACTGAAACCTCAACTGACCCTGTAGAGGTTAAACCTTAAGCTGTTAAGAATTTTCTGATAAAACAGGACTTAAGCAAGTACGATATACATAGGATGCTTGCTTAATTCCCATAAAGATTAGGTGAGTTAGGGATTTGTACCCACCCAACGTAGAAATTACCAGCCAAAAGCTGAATAAAACTGACTATCCTCTGGGGTAGATTCCAAAACCGTTTCCGCATCAGGATTAACCCGAATTTCCGTACAAAAGGTGGAGGTATTGAACCCACCAAACCGTTTAACCGCACTGGTTCGCATCCGAATATCCGAACCCATAAACCAGAAACGCTCAATCGCACTCATGGTTTCATATTCAGTAATTAAAATTAAAGCATCGTTCTCATCCATCTCAAATTGACCCGCCACGGGCATAATTTCTGCATAACCCCGTTCTCGCAACATTTGACCTTTACGGGGATTTTCCGGGTCGGGAACAATGGCAAATACCGTTTCTCCCTTATGGTTTTCATCGTCCTTATCCCAGGCCATTTCCCCGGCCCAGGTGACATAGGCTCCCCCGGCGGATAAACTAGGGTCAACATTGTGCATCTGA includes:
- a CDS encoding ABC-2 type transporter → MSSSTTSVKILTPNQTADQQPNLVGEFIQETMALTRRLFIQLKRRPSTLIAGIIQPLMWLILFGALFQNAPKGLFGGTLNYAQFLAAGIIVFTAFAGALNAGLPIMFDREFGFLNRLLVAPLVSRFSIVLASAIYIVTLSLIQTSVIITAGAFLGAGLPGITGLSIITLIVFLLVLGVTGLSLGLAFALPGHIELIAVIFVTNLPLLFASTALAPLSFMPNWLQVVVCLNPLSYAIEPIRYLYLNQDWAFNSVVMEAPFATITFGGALLVLIGFATLALLSIQPLLKRRFA